In Chelmon rostratus isolate fCheRos1 chromosome 4, fCheRos1.pri, whole genome shotgun sequence, a genomic segment contains:
- the mettl13 gene encoding eEF1A lysine and N-terminal methyltransferase isoform X2, whose translation METTTNSAACCINTSKSNISETVVTHMNQRNAERRPGLTFQQVDATQTPYEDASYQAALDKGTLDAMASEEEGALARNMLTEVGRVLSVGGRYVCVTLAQESVIKLAVEHFVQLGWAVRLHCLQEESGNEEDSFALPVFVLVCTKFRQPMPTPILEMCVGEDGAPTRLTQVAELLSAVREHQAYSVLKKRLRTGTDSSSNPTLTLCNAKTGQPRYTLTVQDCPPGAKVPRSNQFAIFIVPQGSETAWHYSSSEGQKQLAASANFRRLVIVAMHRNQEYKDMQAVQSELSPMVMDLAPPGIPANQQVPFLSVGGDLGWREEVSRGVSELSGEYCVENVRGEDGELYRRLVFLSNTALVQSESRLVSSNTASSHKKKNKKKVKPTAAPTTSSASLSVDSGFLCCAHHEVMVAGLAMLGVGTPQNEDAPVSVLLVGLGGGGLPQFLRDFVPNVTVEVVELDPVVMAVAKEWFGFRPDDRLTVTIGDGLDRICALEKEGGRLFDAIMFDVDNKDSTVGMSCPPAAFVETSILQKVCSLLTPRGVFILNLVCRNTALRKSVLERVSAVFPAILSRKIEGEVNEVLLCSRGENETPDAARILPSLNKAAKSLQSALCSNRSGTNSSPHIDIAQLLKDLKVE comes from the exons ATGGAGACTACAACAAACTCTGCGGCGTGCTGCATAAATACATCAAAGTCCAACATAAG TGAAACAGTGGTGACCCATATGAACCAGCGAAACGCTGAGCGCCGCCCGGGCCTCACCTTCCAGCAGGTGGATGCTACCCAAACTCCATATGAGGATGCCAGCTACCAGGCTGCTCTGGACAAGGGCACGCTGGATGCCATGGcatcagaagaagaaggagcacTGGCTAGGAACATGCTCACTGAG GTGGGCCGTGTGCTCAGTGTCGGCGGCCGGTATGTTTGTGTGACGTTGGCTCAGGAGAGTGTCATCAAGTTGGCTGTGGAGCACTTCGTTCAGCTGGGGTGGGCGGTGAGGCTCCACTGTCTGCAGGAGGAAAGTGGAAATGAAGAGGACTCTTTCGCTCTGCCCGTCTTTGTTCTGGTCTGCACCAAGTTTCGTCAGCCCATGCCCACGCCCATTCTGGAGATGTGTGTTGGGGAAGATGGAGCCCCTACTCGTCTCACACAGGTGGCAGAGTTGTTGTCGGCTGTGAGGGAGCATCAGGCTTACTCCGTCTTGAAAAAGAGGCTCCGAACAGGCACCGACTCCAGCTCGAACCCCACCCTCACCCTCTGCAACGCCAAGACTGGCCAACCCAGATACACTCTCACAGTGCAAGATTGTCCCCCAGGTGCCAAGGTGCCACGATCAAACCAGTTTGCGATTTTCATTG TGCCGCAAGGCAGTGAGACAGCTTGGCACTACAGCTCCAGTGAGGGTCAAAAGCAGCTGGCAGCCAGTGCAAACTTTCGGCGACTGGTTATTGTGGCAATGCACAGGAATCAGGAGTACAAAGACATGCAGGCTGTCCAGTCAGAACTCTCACCAATGGTGATGGACCTGGCTCCCCCAGGTATACCAGCAAACCAGCAG GTGCCGTTTCTGTCAGTTGGAGGTGACCTGGGTTGGCGAGAGGAGGTCAGCAGGGGTGTGAGTGAGCTAAGTGGGGAGTACTGTGTGGAGAATGTCAGAGGAGAAGACGGAGAACTGTATCGGAGACTCGTTTTCCTATCTAACACCGCCCTCGTCCAGTCAGAGAGCCGTCTTGTCTCTTCAAATACTG CATCCAgtcacaagaagaaaaacaaaaagaaggtCAAGCCAACAGCAGCTCCAACAACAtcttcagcctctctgtcagtgGACAGCGGCTTCCTCTGCTGCGCTCACCATGAAGTGATGGTGGCTGGCCTCGCCATGCTCGGGGTGGGCACGCCACAGAACGAAG ATGCTCCCgtgtcagtgctgctggtgGGGCTGGGTGGAGGAGGCCTGCCTCAGTTTCTACGGGACTTTGTGCCCAACGTGACCGTTGAAGTTGTAGAACTAGACCCTGTTGTGATGGCGGTGGCAAAGGAATGGTTCGGGTTCCGACCAGATGATCGCCTGACTGTCACTATCGGGGACGGCCTTGACCGTATATGTGCCCTGGAGAAAGAAG GGGGGCGTTTGTTTGATGCCATCATGTTTGACGTTGACAATAAAGATAGCACTGTGGGTATGAGCTGTCCTCCCGCTGCCTTTGTAGAAACCTCGATCCTGCAGAAAGTCTGCAGCCTGCTAACCCCCAGAG GTGTATTCATACTGAACCTCGTGTGCCGCAACACGGCCTTGAGGAAAAGCGTGCTGGAGCGCGTGAGCGCTGTGTTTCCCGCCATCCTCTCAAGGAAGATCGAAGGGGAGGTCAACGAAGTCCTTCTGTGCTCCCGTGGTGAAAATGAGACACCGGACGCTGCTCGCATCCTTCCATCCCTGAACAAAGCAGCCAAGAGTCTGCAGAGCGCGCTGTGCTCCAACAGGAGTGGAACCAACAGCAGCCCACATATAGACATTGCACAGTTGTTGAAAGACCTGAAAGTAGAATAA
- the vamp4 gene encoding vesicle-associated membrane protein 4, giving the protein MPPKFKRHLNDDEVTGSIRSERRNLLEEDSDEEEDFFLRGPTGPRFGPQNDKMKQVQSQVDEVIDVMQENISKVIERGERLDDLQDKSESLSDNASAFSSRAKQLHRRMWWRDMKMKMIIALVVVALLLIIIIPVILRYR; this is encoded by the exons ATGCCCCCCAAGTTTAAACGACACCTCAATGACGACGAGGTCACAGGATCCATCCGCAGCGAGAGG AGGAACCTACTGGAGGAAGACTCTGATGAGGAAGAAGACTTCTTTCT GAGAGGGCCCACAGGACCCAGATTTGGACCTCAGAATGACAAAATGAAGCA GGTGCAGTCGCAGGTTGATGAGGTGATCGATGTGATGCAGGAGAACATCTCCAAGGTGATAGAGAGGGGCGAGCGTCTCGACGACCTGCAGGACAAGTCGG AGAGCCTATCGGACAACGCGTCTGCCTTCAGTAGCCGAGCCAAACAGCTGCACAGGAGGATGTGGTGGAGAGACATGAAG ATGAAGATGATTATTGCCTTGGTAGTCGTCGCTCTCCTGCTCATTATCATCA tTCCAGTGATCCTGCGATATCGCTAG
- the rangrf gene encoding ran guanine nucleotide release factor: METQSAAQSHPLFGGALSAVLPHSATDISELREIPDNQEVFAHAHTDQSLIVELVEYQGQVADQDAARYHFEDIAGSNKALEPGAFEVTSVVALSKSELSLSDCSCAWMLTGTQCISKFNEEARNTVTLHLGLFRLPQFSTDVLITFNDPQSISPDSSSAASAATHREPWTVQDFQRLLHTLTLHNPGLFG, encoded by the coding sequence ATGGAGACGCAGAGTGCTGCTCAGTCTCATCCTCTCTTTGGAGGAGCGCTGTCAGCTGTCCTCCCTCACAGCGCCACAGACATCAGTGAGCTGAGGGAGATCCCGGACAACCAGGAGGTGTTTGCCCACGCACACACCGACCAGAGCCTGATCGTGGAGCTGGTGGAGTACCAGGGTCAGGTGGCAGACCAGGACGCTGCCAGGTATCACTTTGAAGACATAGCAGGCAGCAACAAAGCTTTAGAGCCAGGTGCTTTTGAAGTGACCAGTGTTGTGGCCCTGTCCAAATCGGAGCTGTCCctgtcagactgcagctgtGCCTGGATGCTGACTGGGACACAGTGTATATCTAAATTCAACGAAGAAGCAAGGAATACAGTGACCCTTCACCTGGGCCTGTTCAGGCTGCCACAGTTCTCCACAGATGTCCTGATAACCTTCAACGACCCGCAGAGCATCAgccctgacagcagcagtgctgcttcAGCGGCGACACACAGGGAGCCATGGACGGTGCAGGACTTCCAGCGCTTGTTGCATACTCTGACTCTGCACAACCCAGGGCTGTTTGGGTAG
- the itpa gene encoding inosine triphosphate pyrophosphatase, with translation MAVPAGRSVVFVTGNAKKLEEVIQILGDKFPYKLVSKKIDLPEYQGEPDEISIQKCKEAARQIDGPVIVEDTCLCFKALGGLPGPYIKWFLDKLKPEGLYKLLAGFEDKSAWALCTFAYSAGKDEPVQLFRGKTEGHIVEPRGPRDFGWDPCFQPVGYDKTYAELPKEVKNSISHRYRALAAMSEHFSQTNNTSPQSKKKKEED, from the exons ATGGCTGTGCCAGCAGGCAGGTCTGTGGTCTTCGTAACTGGAAACGCAAAGAAACTCGAAGAG GTTATTCAGATCCTTGGAGACAAGTTTCCCTACAAACTAGTATCAAAAAAGATCGACT TGCCCGAATACCAAGGAGAGCCAGATGAGATTTCCATACAGAAGTGTAAGGAGGCTGCACGGCAG attgATGGGCCAGTCATAGTGGAGGACACATGTCTGTGCTTCAAGGCTTTGGGAGGCCTACCCGGTCCTTACAT AAAATGGTTCCTGGATAAACTCAAGCCAGAAG GCTTGTACAAACTCCTAGCTGgatttgaagataaatcagcATGGGCTCTCTGCACCTTTGCTTACTCTGCAGGGAAAGATGAACCAGTGCAGCTCTTTAGAGGGAAAACAGAG GGACACATTGTGGAACCCAGGGGACCTCGAGACTTTGGATGGGATCCCTGTTTCCAGCCGGTGGGATATGACAAAAC CTATGCTGAACTGCCAAAAGAAGTGAAGAATTCTATCTCTCACCGCTACCGGGCACTCGCTGCCATGTCTGAGCACTTCTCTCAAACCAACAATACCTCACCacagagcaagaagaagaaggaggaggattaA
- the mettl13 gene encoding eEF1A lysine and N-terminal methyltransferase isoform X1: MSLLPRTSEEFSSAEYWERFFKKRGDKAFEWYGDYNKLCGVLHKYIKVQHKVLVVGCGNSELSEQLYDVGYKHLTNIDISETVVTHMNQRNAERRPGLTFQQVDATQTPYEDASYQAALDKGTLDAMASEEEGALARNMLTEVGRVLSVGGRYVCVTLAQESVIKLAVEHFVQLGWAVRLHCLQEESGNEEDSFALPVFVLVCTKFRQPMPTPILEMCVGEDGAPTRLTQVAELLSAVREHQAYSVLKKRLRTGTDSSSNPTLTLCNAKTGQPRYTLTVQDCPPGAKVPRSNQFAIFIVPQGSETAWHYSSSEGQKQLAASANFRRLVIVAMHRNQEYKDMQAVQSELSPMVMDLAPPGIPANQQVPFLSVGGDLGWREEVSRGVSELSGEYCVENVRGEDGELYRRLVFLSNTALVQSESRLVSSNTASSHKKKNKKKVKPTAAPTTSSASLSVDSGFLCCAHHEVMVAGLAMLGVGTPQNEDAPVSVLLVGLGGGGLPQFLRDFVPNVTVEVVELDPVVMAVAKEWFGFRPDDRLTVTIGDGLDRICALEKEGGRLFDAIMFDVDNKDSTVGMSCPPAAFVETSILQKVCSLLTPRGVFILNLVCRNTALRKSVLERVSAVFPAILSRKIEGEVNEVLLCSRGENETPDAARILPSLNKAAKSLQSALCSNRSGTNSSPHIDIAQLLKDLKVE; this comes from the exons ATGAGTCTTTTACCTCGCACTTCCGAGGAGTTCAGCTCCGCAGAGTACTGGGAGAGATTCTTTAAGAAGCGCGGAGACAAAGCTTTTGAGTGGTATGGAGACTACAACAAACTCTGCGGCGTGCTGCATAAATACATCAAAGTCCAACATAAG GTGTTGGTGGTCGGTTGTGGTAACTCTGAGCTGAGTGAACAGCTGTATGATGTTGGCTACAAACATCTAACAAATATTGACATCAGTGAAACAGTGGTGACCCATATGAACCAGCGAAACGCTGAGCGCCGCCCGGGCCTCACCTTCCAGCAGGTGGATGCTACCCAAACTCCATATGAGGATGCCAGCTACCAGGCTGCTCTGGACAAGGGCACGCTGGATGCCATGGcatcagaagaagaaggagcacTGGCTAGGAACATGCTCACTGAG GTGGGCCGTGTGCTCAGTGTCGGCGGCCGGTATGTTTGTGTGACGTTGGCTCAGGAGAGTGTCATCAAGTTGGCTGTGGAGCACTTCGTTCAGCTGGGGTGGGCGGTGAGGCTCCACTGTCTGCAGGAGGAAAGTGGAAATGAAGAGGACTCTTTCGCTCTGCCCGTCTTTGTTCTGGTCTGCACCAAGTTTCGTCAGCCCATGCCCACGCCCATTCTGGAGATGTGTGTTGGGGAAGATGGAGCCCCTACTCGTCTCACACAGGTGGCAGAGTTGTTGTCGGCTGTGAGGGAGCATCAGGCTTACTCCGTCTTGAAAAAGAGGCTCCGAACAGGCACCGACTCCAGCTCGAACCCCACCCTCACCCTCTGCAACGCCAAGACTGGCCAACCCAGATACACTCTCACAGTGCAAGATTGTCCCCCAGGTGCCAAGGTGCCACGATCAAACCAGTTTGCGATTTTCATTG TGCCGCAAGGCAGTGAGACAGCTTGGCACTACAGCTCCAGTGAGGGTCAAAAGCAGCTGGCAGCCAGTGCAAACTTTCGGCGACTGGTTATTGTGGCAATGCACAGGAATCAGGAGTACAAAGACATGCAGGCTGTCCAGTCAGAACTCTCACCAATGGTGATGGACCTGGCTCCCCCAGGTATACCAGCAAACCAGCAG GTGCCGTTTCTGTCAGTTGGAGGTGACCTGGGTTGGCGAGAGGAGGTCAGCAGGGGTGTGAGTGAGCTAAGTGGGGAGTACTGTGTGGAGAATGTCAGAGGAGAAGACGGAGAACTGTATCGGAGACTCGTTTTCCTATCTAACACCGCCCTCGTCCAGTCAGAGAGCCGTCTTGTCTCTTCAAATACTG CATCCAgtcacaagaagaaaaacaaaaagaaggtCAAGCCAACAGCAGCTCCAACAACAtcttcagcctctctgtcagtgGACAGCGGCTTCCTCTGCTGCGCTCACCATGAAGTGATGGTGGCTGGCCTCGCCATGCTCGGGGTGGGCACGCCACAGAACGAAG ATGCTCCCgtgtcagtgctgctggtgGGGCTGGGTGGAGGAGGCCTGCCTCAGTTTCTACGGGACTTTGTGCCCAACGTGACCGTTGAAGTTGTAGAACTAGACCCTGTTGTGATGGCGGTGGCAAAGGAATGGTTCGGGTTCCGACCAGATGATCGCCTGACTGTCACTATCGGGGACGGCCTTGACCGTATATGTGCCCTGGAGAAAGAAG GGGGGCGTTTGTTTGATGCCATCATGTTTGACGTTGACAATAAAGATAGCACTGTGGGTATGAGCTGTCCTCCCGCTGCCTTTGTAGAAACCTCGATCCTGCAGAAAGTCTGCAGCCTGCTAACCCCCAGAG GTGTATTCATACTGAACCTCGTGTGCCGCAACACGGCCTTGAGGAAAAGCGTGCTGGAGCGCGTGAGCGCTGTGTTTCCCGCCATCCTCTCAAGGAAGATCGAAGGGGAGGTCAACGAAGTCCTTCTGTGCTCCCGTGGTGAAAATGAGACACCGGACGCTGCTCGCATCCTTCCATCCCTGAACAAAGCAGCCAAGAGTCTGCAGAGCGCGCTGTGCTCCAACAGGAGTGGAACCAACAGCAGCCCACATATAGACATTGCACAGTTGTTGAAAGACCTGAAAGTAGAATAA